The Anaerobiospirillum thomasii genome includes a window with the following:
- a CDS encoding DALR anticodon-binding domain-containing protein, with protein MPLKEFKALDAASDLAAAYKRVANILSKAENVSDSINESLLEDSNEKQLVERLAAILPVVSSYYEKKDYLQALSTLSELREDVDNFFENVMVNVEDINIKNNRLSILLNLKMVLAKTADISVLY; from the coding sequence ATGCCGTTAAAAGAATTTAAGGCATTAGATGCAGCATCTGATCTTGCAGCTGCCTACAAGCGCGTTGCTAATATTCTTTCTAAAGCTGAGAACGTAAGTGATTCTATCAACGAGTCACTGTTAGAAGATAGCAATGAGAAACAACTTGTAGAACGCTTAGCTGCAATACTACCTGTTGTAAGCTCATACTATGAGAAGAAAGATTATCTTCAGGCTCTTTCAACTCTCTCAGAGCTGCGTGAAGATGTAGATAACTTCTTTGAGAATGTAATGGTAAATGTTGAAGATATTAATATCAAAAATAATAGACTTTCAATACTATTAAATCTCAAGATGGTTCTTGCAAAGACCGCAGATATTTCGGTTTTATATTAA
- the glyS gene encoding glycine--tRNA ligase subunit beta, translating into MSNKNLLLELGTEELPPKSLRKLSTALLDEFTKRLDGAGLKYDEAKWYATPRRLSLFIASLDEKQEDREIEIKGPSVKVAYDANGEPTKAALGWANSNGVDIKDVSTLKTEKGEWLYIKSLKKGDDTTSLIPQMFKESLESLPIPKLMHWGDKKEEFVRPVHTLCMLFGSDLISGTILGLQSGTKLLGHRFMGKQQVELTSADNYLSLLENEGYVIADYERRKTMIKEQVIALANSIGGQADLDEDLLEEVTSLVEYPHAFLASFEERFLQVPSEALVYTMKGDQKYFPIMMHKTSYCLNSYLFLISTHQIQPHSYLVTRE; encoded by the coding sequence ATGTCTAACAAAAATCTTTTACTAGAGCTGGGAACTGAGGAGTTACCGCCAAAGTCTTTAAGAAAACTGTCTACTGCACTTCTAGACGAGTTTACCAAAAGACTTGATGGTGCAGGCTTAAAGTATGATGAGGCAAAATGGTATGCCACACCTCGCCGTCTGTCTTTATTTATAGCCTCCCTTGATGAAAAGCAGGAAGATAGAGAAATTGAAATCAAAGGTCCATCTGTCAAAGTTGCTTATGATGCTAATGGCGAACCAACCAAAGCAGCACTAGGCTGGGCCAACTCCAATGGTGTTGATATTAAAGATGTATCTACATTAAAGACTGAGAAAGGCGAGTGGCTTTATATCAAGTCCTTAAAGAAAGGAGATGATACAACATCTTTAATTCCTCAGATGTTCAAAGAATCATTAGAGTCTTTACCTATCCCTAAGCTCATGCACTGGGGCGATAAGAAAGAAGAGTTTGTTCGTCCGGTACATACACTGTGCATGTTATTTGGATCTGATTTAATTTCTGGCACCATATTAGGTCTGCAGAGCGGTACCAAACTACTTGGTCATAGGTTTATGGGTAAGCAGCAGGTCGAGCTTACATCAGCCGATAACTACCTTTCATTATTAGAAAATGAAGGTTACGTCATTGCAGATTATGAAAGACGTAAAACTATGATTAAAGAGCAGGTAATTGCTCTAGCAAACTCTATTGGTGGTCAGGCAGATCTTGATGAGGATCTACTTGAAGAGGTAACATCATTAGTTGAGTACCCTCACGCATTTTTAGCATCATTTGAAGAGAGATTCCTACAGGTTCCTTCAGAAGCTCTTGTATACACCATGAAGGGCGATCAGAAGTATTTCCCAATTATGATGCACAAAACAAGCTATTGCCTAAATTCATATTTATTTCTAATATCAACCCATCAGATACAACCTCACTCATATCTGGTTACGAGAGAGTAG
- a CDS encoding glycine--tRNA ligase subunit beta, whose product MPKFIFISNINPSDTTSLISGYERVVRPRLSDAEFFFKTDRKHSLESYFDKLTNVIYQKDIGTIAYRSEIVEQVAAYIGEQIGADQALCKRASHLAKCDLATTLVNEFTDTQGIMGMHYARLDGENADVADAIFEQYLPRFAGDKVPTGKVQIALSLAEKITTLVAIFGINLAPKEIKILTVKKSCNWRYSYYAREQARYES is encoded by the coding sequence TTGCCTAAATTCATATTTATTTCTAATATCAACCCATCAGATACAACCTCACTCATATCTGGTTACGAGAGAGTAGTAAGACCAAGACTGTCAGATGCAGAGTTCTTCTTCAAGACAGATAGAAAACACTCACTAGAATCATACTTTGATAAATTAACCAATGTTATTTATCAAAAAGATATTGGTACTATTGCCTACAGATCTGAAATTGTAGAACAGGTTGCAGCTTATATTGGCGAACAAATAGGCGCAGATCAGGCTCTGTGTAAAAGAGCTTCTCATCTGGCCAAATGCGATCTGGCAACAACACTTGTTAACGAGTTTACAGATACCCAGGGTATTATGGGTATGCACTATGCAAGACTCGACGGTGAAAATGCTGATGTTGCAGATGCTATATTTGAACAGTACCTGCCAAGATTTGCAGGCGACAAGGTACCAACTGGCAAGGTTCAGATCGCTCTAAGTCTTGCTGAGAAGATCACTACCTTAGTAGCAATTTTCGGAATTAATCTTGCTCCTAAGGAGATAAAGATCCTTACGGTTAAGAAGAGCTGCAATTGGCGTTATTCGTATTATGCTAGAGAACAAGCTAGATATGAATCTTAA